In Pedobacter sp. WC2423, the following are encoded in one genomic region:
- a CDS encoding DUF4397 domain-containing protein produces the protein MKELKKYLKVIPFMPVLLLVLAGCKKEKIDSGYDNRSITDARKSSSVRIINLADYNQVQANGDTLTNYIIRQPNDPMGSAFPGTVYFPEKGRLETTWNIQQNFFKNGTAKILVEHAAYQMQKDPLQLEVKEDVQPADYYLLPTETYAQVTGQPAFVRVPRSVAAASNPSSFKVRILNLSATVKPEQGMESINGPMSLAWADGTLISSKTNNILPGQYSDYIELPYTTAQLKVLTPDGIQVPGFGDGQVLNPSTSTIEGFTLTYVPLKTYVPGGVYTIVVAAREFVIPYRSSNNGETVKGYQNSLRVINDVNEPVNLTYGRIQAVNAIPGVNGMKVLVNGKALGASMNYTGQTAYEPFIIGDYKIEATDASGAVIASNSLKLGANTNFTLWVHPDANGKTTISAVANDLSGTLFSGAGSGDDATYSRYKAGFPFNIRFLNLCPDMPYLTLTTNNAQDFPSAYGFNTDAVKNLRPGIFPVESPYIRASYDAKPYQIMAFRSSPTVFPGTWASDIPVVNSKDLIARPELYVRGDLPNQEPGFYTIALVGSTSPSAPADKKAKMIIVKHSK, from the coding sequence ATGAAAGAACTAAAGAAATATCTTAAAGTAATTCCTTTTATGCCGGTTTTGCTACTGGTTCTGGCAGGGTGTAAAAAGGAAAAAATAGATTCCGGATATGATAATCGCAGTATAACCGATGCACGTAAAAGTTCATCTGTCAGAATTATCAACCTTGCAGACTATAACCAGGTACAGGCAAATGGAGATACGCTGACTAATTATATCATAAGACAGCCTAATGATCCTATGGGTTCAGCCTTTCCGGGTACTGTTTATTTTCCTGAAAAAGGACGTTTGGAGACCACATGGAATATTCAACAGAATTTTTTTAAAAATGGGACTGCTAAAATATTGGTAGAGCATGCTGCTTATCAGATGCAAAAAGATCCGTTGCAACTGGAAGTGAAGGAAGATGTCCAGCCAGCAGATTACTATTTGCTGCCGACAGAAACGTATGCCCAGGTAACCGGTCAGCCGGCTTTTGTAAGGGTGCCGAGGTCGGTTGCCGCAGCTTCCAATCCATCCAGTTTTAAGGTTAGGATACTAAATCTTTCTGCAACAGTAAAACCTGAACAAGGAATGGAAAGTATTAACGGGCCGATGAGCCTGGCCTGGGCAGATGGAACGCTGATCAGCAGCAAAACTAATAATATTCTTCCGGGACAGTATTCAGACTACATAGAATTGCCTTATACTACCGCTCAGTTAAAGGTACTTACCCCTGACGGTATTCAGGTGCCTGGTTTTGGTGATGGTCAGGTTCTGAATCCTTCAACATCAACCATAGAAGGGTTTACATTGACTTATGTGCCTTTGAAAACTTATGTTCCGGGTGGCGTCTATACCATAGTTGTTGCTGCCAGAGAATTTGTGATTCCCTACAGAAGTTCTAATAACGGGGAAACAGTTAAAGGCTATCAAAACAGTTTAAGAGTGATCAATGATGTGAATGAACCTGTTAACTTAACTTATGGGCGTATACAAGCTGTAAATGCTATTCCGGGTGTCAATGGAATGAAGGTATTGGTTAATGGAAAAGCGCTGGGAGCATCAATGAACTATACAGGACAAACAGCATATGAACCTTTCATTATCGGAGATTATAAAATTGAAGCAACAGATGCTTCAGGAGCTGTAATTGCAAGTAATTCCCTGAAACTTGGGGCTAACACCAATTTTACGCTGTGGGTACATCCGGATGCCAATGGTAAAACAACCATCAGTGCAGTAGCCAATGACCTGAGCGGAACTTTGTTTTCAGGCGCTGGAAGTGGAGATGATGCCACTTATTCTCGTTACAAGGCAGGCTTTCCATTCAATATCCGTTTCTTAAATCTTTGTCCGGACATGCCTTACTTAACACTAACGACTAATAATGCTCAGGATTTTCCAAGTGCTTATGGATTTAATACCGATGCTGTGAAAAATCTGAGACCGGGCATATTTCCTGTAGAATCACCTTATATCAGAGCGTCTTACGATGCGAAGCCTTATCAGATTATGGCATTCCGGTCTTCGCCAACGGTATTTCCGGGAACCTGGGCAAGTGATATACCTGTAGTGAACAGTAAAGATTTGATAGCCAGACCAGAATTATATGTCAGGGGAGATTTACCCAATCAGGAGCCAGGTTTTTATACGATAGCCTTAGTTGGTAGTACAAGCCCATCGGCACCTGCTGATAAGAAAGCAAAAATGATCATTGTGAAACACAGTAAATAG
- a CDS encoding radical SAM protein has product MYNLGDQTYLKQPKFMSLETVTVFSERLKSYCKNAGIDYVQLVFHGGEPLLLSKEYFKTCINIFRETSPEIEFGFTIQTNGVTMDKEWYDLFKANGVKIGISIDGPKAYHDAFRVFHNGKGSYNQVAEAVKLGRENGLMGILMVMNTNIPTREFYQELKELNVGSLNLLLPDGHYDKLPDGFDAERFGEDDYTPYADWLIELFIIWKRDKNRPAIRFFETLIEMIAGEENVGNQAFGKKKNGVAVIETDGGIEVVDSLRACYEGITRNNLNIHKNEIEELFEDDIFEVYYNAHDMVCEQCLNCPVYDFCGGGFLGSRYANDNGFDNPTIYCKDIIRILSFIQNDILDSLPIEVTAKMEADKLSYSELIEEIKKPSLIGIESDVKQKLISFKQPAILCT; this is encoded by the coding sequence ATGTACAATTTAGGAGATCAAACCTACCTGAAGCAGCCTAAATTCATGTCTTTAGAAACGGTCACTGTATTTTCTGAACGTTTGAAGTCCTATTGTAAAAACGCAGGTATAGATTATGTTCAGCTAGTATTTCACGGAGGAGAACCACTTTTACTGAGTAAGGAATATTTCAAAACATGTATAAATATTTTTAGAGAGACTTCACCGGAAATTGAATTTGGTTTTACTATCCAGACCAATGGGGTGACAATGGATAAAGAGTGGTATGACTTATTTAAAGCTAATGGCGTTAAGATCGGGATTAGTATAGATGGTCCTAAAGCGTATCACGATGCCTTCCGTGTGTTTCATAATGGAAAAGGGTCTTATAATCAGGTTGCAGAGGCAGTTAAATTAGGCAGGGAAAATGGCCTGATGGGTATACTCATGGTGATGAATACCAATATCCCCACCCGGGAGTTTTATCAGGAACTTAAAGAACTTAATGTAGGAAGTTTGAATTTACTGTTGCCTGATGGCCATTATGATAAGCTCCCTGACGGGTTTGATGCAGAAAGGTTTGGTGAGGACGATTACACACCATATGCTGACTGGCTGATTGAACTTTTTATCATCTGGAAAAGAGACAAAAACAGGCCTGCCATCAGATTTTTTGAAACCCTGATCGAAATGATTGCGGGAGAAGAAAATGTAGGGAACCAGGCTTTCGGAAAAAAGAAGAACGGAGTAGCAGTTATAGAAACCGACGGCGGGATAGAAGTTGTGGATTCATTAAGAGCGTGCTATGAGGGGATAACAAGGAATAACCTCAATATTCATAAAAATGAAATAGAAGAGCTTTTTGAGGATGATATTTTTGAAGTCTACTATAATGCACATGATATGGTGTGTGAACAATGTCTGAACTGCCCGGTATATGATTTCTGCGGGGGTGGTTTTCTAGGCAGCAGATACGCTAATGATAACGGCTTTGATAATCCAACGATTTACTGTAAAGATATTATCAGGATTTTAAGTTTTATACAAAATGACATTCTTGATAGTCTTCCAATTGAGGTGACGGCTAAAATGGAAGCTGACAAACTATCTTATTCAGAACTCATTGAGGAGATCAAAAAGCCTTCTCTGATTGGCATAGAGAGTGATGTTAAGCAAAAACTAATTTCTTTTAAGCAGCCCGCTATATTATGTACTTAA
- a CDS encoding carboxypeptidase-like regulatory domain-containing protein, with protein MRCSFVIIVVQLTFLSILVANSVKSQDLDHKISLRLENVTVAEGLSAIGKQGNIKFSLREQSMKMVKKSVTLVSSQITVREAINRLLFHTGLQYKIVEGYVVVDQKPVPITISGTITDENSRETLIGVSVKIKATGGAVSTDANGKFHITVPEGGAVLVISYIGYQTREIKVDGKSKEINISLKASSTQLGEVTVQARRKTNTEVAVLDERKKSATVQDAISAVQIERTASITTTQALQRVSGVTVTDDKYVAIRGLGDRSVIAQLNGIRLASSDPDRSAIPLDLVPASLLDNITIYKTVTPDKPADAAAGIVELKTKSVPDSMVFDLIMQSGFNSNIGIGGKVNSFYNSDMGFLGNNINKKNLSPDFLNLAQQYKGGLPQIQKMIANSGYSPAVKQEVNRINGIMQGFDPVLTTGYKQAPLNQLYSATFGNSYKLFKTHKLGVIAGANYYRRTTDIYNGDIQQYSIYQGVVTGNPQVSSPRNIPNYITPNSLYMGKYQTYKENTGTETLNYGGLLGLTYRFSPQHEISMQYLGSWGGETQATNMRGRYEYTGLPGEVNSTIYSLKQSYRTLNTFNLQGEHKFLKGEYSPRLSYNVASSKASQNDPDYRFVTLADYTPRGGGYYQRPQAGPVNTSPEYVFTNHLYALSSGYVNGFGAYGIIQAEPNGRRYRNLDETNYNYKADVSIPFKLFGQKQEFKTGVNYLNRDRVFTENVLFLPGSNFSSLGALPLYAVEGNLNRLVSPEIVGIRPMASGTGEGAGPIGGFLYNTQKSPNNYTGFFETKAGYAMLDLKLARDLRITGGLRFESTNIQSKVDTSGVFLDPSLTTPGAGGVRIPLSLTSPNSVYKTGYKPFYSLNMTYNYKDNMNFRAGYNTTLARPELREITNVFEFDAFQMGLVVGNPKLINQSTQNIDFRWEYFPNNGEVIAVSLFGKRIKNQLYKVFSLKTSGLAATYPEYPTIRFENDPNIGKVWGIEIEIVKDLGRIWDPLHNFFIGSNLLLAQSDIKKSPERLEANRSLDRHTPDNSPLFEQAPYSINGWLNYNNKRSGTSLTGTFNMVGERLVQINLTGEPDLYTRPVPVLDFVFSQRILKRVIFKGYIKNMLNPAVQTVYANPGTGGKWYGNQYINRSFKRGTEFMMGFTYNLF; from the coding sequence ATGAGATGCTCTTTTGTAATCATTGTAGTCCAGCTTACTTTCTTAAGTATTCTTGTGGCGAATAGTGTAAAGAGCCAGGATCTTGATCATAAAATAAGCCTGCGCCTGGAGAATGTTACCGTAGCAGAAGGCCTGTCTGCCATTGGCAAACAGGGTAACATCAAATTTTCACTCAGAGAACAATCCATGAAAATGGTGAAAAAGAGTGTAACATTAGTTTCTTCTCAAATTACTGTAAGAGAAGCGATCAACAGACTTTTATTTCATACCGGTCTGCAGTATAAAATTGTAGAGGGATATGTTGTTGTTGATCAGAAACCAGTACCCATTACGATCAGCGGAACGATTACCGATGAAAATTCAAGAGAAACCCTGATTGGGGTAAGTGTAAAAATCAAAGCAACCGGAGGGGCCGTATCGACTGATGCGAATGGTAAATTCCATATCACCGTACCTGAAGGAGGGGCTGTACTGGTAATCTCTTATATAGGATATCAGACCCGTGAAATTAAGGTAGACGGGAAGTCAAAAGAGATTAATATCAGTTTAAAGGCATCTTCGACCCAGCTGGGTGAGGTGACTGTACAAGCCAGGAGAAAAACCAATACAGAAGTTGCTGTTCTGGATGAAAGAAAAAAATCGGCGACGGTGCAGGATGCAATATCTGCCGTACAGATAGAACGCACAGCCAGTATCACAACTACGCAGGCTTTGCAGCGGGTATCGGGTGTAACTGTTACTGATGATAAATATGTTGCGATCCGGGGGCTAGGGGACAGGAGTGTAATTGCGCAGCTGAATGGTATCCGTCTTGCTTCTTCAGATCCCGATCGCAGTGCAATTCCCCTGGACCTTGTCCCGGCCTCGCTTTTAGATAACATTACTATCTATAAAACTGTAACACCAGATAAACCAGCGGATGCAGCAGCGGGTATTGTGGAATTAAAAACCAAATCAGTACCAGACAGTATGGTATTTGATCTGATTATGCAATCAGGTTTTAATTCTAACATAGGAATAGGCGGAAAGGTTAATAGTTTCTATAACAGTGATATGGGCTTTTTAGGTAATAATATCAATAAAAAGAACCTTTCACCAGATTTCTTAAATCTTGCACAGCAATATAAAGGCGGTTTACCTCAAATTCAAAAAATGATTGCTAATAGCGGTTATAGTCCTGCAGTAAAACAGGAGGTTAACCGGATTAACGGAATTATGCAGGGATTTGATCCGGTTTTAACAACTGGCTATAAACAGGCACCATTAAACCAGTTGTATTCTGCCACTTTTGGTAACAGTTATAAACTGTTTAAAACACACAAATTAGGTGTAATTGCAGGCGCAAATTACTATCGTCGTACCACTGATATTTATAACGGAGATATTCAGCAATATAGTATTTATCAAGGAGTGGTCACCGGAAATCCTCAGGTGAGCAGTCCAAGGAATATTCCAAACTATATCACACCGAATAGCTTGTATATGGGCAAGTATCAGACTTATAAGGAGAATACAGGTACAGAAACACTGAACTATGGTGGCTTATTAGGTTTGACATATCGCTTTAGTCCGCAGCACGAAATCAGTATGCAATATCTGGGCAGCTGGGGTGGCGAAACGCAAGCTACAAATATGAGAGGAAGATATGAATATACCGGATTACCAGGAGAGGTAAACAGTACTATTTATTCCTTAAAACAATCTTACCGTACATTGAATACTTTCAATTTACAGGGAGAGCATAAATTTTTAAAAGGAGAATATTCTCCAAGATTAAGTTATAATGTGGCTAGTTCAAAAGCAAGCCAGAATGATCCTGATTATCGTTTTGTTACGCTTGCGGATTATACGCCACGTGGTGGCGGGTATTATCAGCGGCCTCAGGCCGGCCCGGTTAATACCTCTCCTGAATATGTATTTACCAATCACCTGTATGCACTTTCTTCTGGTTATGTAAACGGATTTGGTGCTTATGGTATTATCCAGGCAGAACCTAACGGCCGCCGTTATAGAAATCTGGATGAAACAAATTATAACTACAAGGCAGATGTAAGTATTCCATTCAAGCTCTTTGGGCAAAAACAGGAGTTCAAAACAGGAGTTAACTATTTGAACCGCGACCGCGTATTTACAGAGAATGTACTTTTCCTGCCAGGCTCTAATTTCTCTTCTCTTGGTGCATTGCCATTATATGCTGTAGAGGGAAATCTGAATCGTTTGGTAAGCCCCGAAATAGTAGGTATCCGTCCTATGGCTTCTGGTACAGGTGAAGGTGCCGGACCAATAGGAGGTTTTTTGTATAACACTCAGAAATCACCTAATAACTATACAGGTTTCTTTGAAACCAAAGCTGGTTATGCCATGCTGGATTTAAAATTAGCCAGAGACCTGCGGATTACCGGTGGATTGCGCTTTGAATCAACTAACATCCAATCTAAAGTAGATACTTCAGGAGTTTTTCTTGACCCTTCTTTAACTACTCCGGGAGCGGGAGGTGTTCGTATCCCTTTATCGCTGACAAGTCCTAACTCAGTCTATAAGACAGGGTATAAGCCATTTTATTCTTTAAACATGACTTATAATTATAAGGATAACATGAATTTCAGAGCAGGATATAATACCACACTTGCGAGGCCAGAGTTAAGAGAGATTACCAATGTATTCGAGTTTGATGCCTTCCAGATGGGATTAGTGGTGGGTAACCCTAAACTAATTAACCAGTCTACTCAGAATATTGATTTCCGCTGGGAGTATTTCCCGAATAACGGAGAAGTAATTGCAGTATCTCTGTTTGGTAAACGGATCAAGAACCAATTATACAAAGTATTCAGTCTGAAAACCAGTGGTCTCGCTGCAACTTATCCGGAATACCCGACTATCAGATTCGAGAATGACCCGAATATTGGTAAAGTGTGGGGAATAGAAATCGAAATTGTAAAAGACCTGGGCAGAATCTGGGATCCGCTTCATAATTTCTTTATTGGCTCAAACCTTTTACTGGCGCAAAGTGATATTAAAAAATCACCAGAGCGTTTAGAGGCTAACCGTTCTTTAGACAGGCATACGCCCGATAACAGCCCACTATTTGAACAAGCTCCTTATTCCATAAACGGCTGGTTAAACTATAACAATAAACGTTCAGGTACAAGTCTGACAGGAACCTTTAATATGGTAGGGGAACGTTTAGTACAAATTAACCTTACCGGTGAGCCTGATCTCTATACACGTCCTGTCCCGGTACTTGATTTCGTGTTTAGTCAGCGCATTTTAAAGCGCGTGATTTTTAAAGGCTATATCAAAAACATGCTCAACCCAGCTGTGCAGACTGTATATGCAAATCCCGGAACAGGTGGTAAATGGTACGGTAACCAGTACATCAACCGGAGCTTCAAACGCGGTACCGAATTTATGATGGGATTCACTTATAACTTGTTTTAA
- a CDS encoding FecR family protein — protein sequence MQSDTIQKNLIRKYINQDCNQQELEDMKKLMLLPHTQQLFEEVLAERWTGLEQEKDINQPILSEKLTTFYKKLEAEEIAALQKEESAQTLMRKIRSKRYMRYAAVLALFIFSFGTYSMLKLRKAPVQGLIAMRQVVNANGQRSTVTLPDNSEVFLAAGSKLVFPEKFAPGSREVKLEGEAFFQVTKNPHKPFIIHTGNIQTRVLGTSFRVEAFKDKPLIISVATGKVRVDDYSENLVKSLAILTPGQQVTYSLGNAVTTKTAIEDVKSWKDGRLVFNKQKLKEITKVLERWYDVKITYRNKTKASEELTVVLQASTSLRKIMEVLSATGHFHYKINEKNVTIN from the coding sequence ATGCAATCGGATACTATACAAAAAAACTTAATCAGGAAATACATTAATCAGGATTGTAACCAGCAAGAGCTGGAAGACATGAAAAAATTAATGCTGCTTCCGCATACCCAGCAACTTTTTGAAGAAGTGCTGGCAGAGCGCTGGACTGGGTTGGAGCAGGAGAAGGATATTAATCAGCCCATCTTAAGTGAGAAACTGACCACTTTTTATAAAAAGCTGGAGGCAGAAGAAATAGCTGCTTTGCAAAAAGAAGAATCAGCTCAAACACTTATGCGCAAAATCAGAAGTAAGCGCTATATGCGCTATGCAGCTGTTCTTGCTTTGTTTATTTTCAGTTTTGGCACTTACAGTATGTTGAAACTCAGAAAGGCTCCTGTCCAGGGATTGATTGCTATGCGTCAGGTTGTGAATGCTAACGGACAACGATCGACAGTAACCTTACCCGACAATTCTGAAGTCTTTTTAGCAGCGGGCAGTAAACTTGTTTTTCCAGAAAAATTTGCGCCCGGCAGCAGAGAAGTTAAGTTGGAAGGGGAAGCCTTTTTTCAAGTCACTAAAAATCCGCACAAACCTTTTATTATTCATACTGGTAATATTCAGACCAGGGTACTGGGAACATCATTCAGGGTTGAAGCTTTCAAAGACAAGCCGCTCATTATTTCTGTAGCTACAGGAAAAGTAAGGGTGGATGATTATTCAGAAAATCTGGTAAAATCATTAGCTATACTAACTCCTGGTCAGCAAGTAACCTATAGCCTGGGAAACGCAGTGACTACAAAAACAGCGATAGAGGATGTGAAGTCCTGGAAGGATGGCAGGCTGGTATTTAACAAACAGAAATTAAAGGAAATCACGAAGGTACTGGAACGCTGGTACGATGTTAAAATAACTTACAGGAATAAGACAAAAGCAAGTGAAGAGCTTACCGTTGTTTTGCAGGCCAGTACCTCTTTGCGTAAAATTATGGAAGTGCTAAGTGCTACAGGTCATTTCCATTATAAAATAAATGAAAAAAATGTCACGATCAATTAA
- a CDS encoding RNA polymerase sigma-70 factor, which translates to MSKITNDLSDKLLLEKYRSGNTAAYNMLFKRYYNSLYNFALKNLKESCIAEELVMDVMLGLWKKKGEITIEDSLQAYLYRSVKNAIYNHYRKKILPTVSLELVRDHITLTSKDVDHELNSKELESFYRQKVSQLSPQRRKVYELSRDQDMSYAEIAQNMDLSVNTVENYMVASLSFFRKQLNEHADFTLLIVLSVLFY; encoded by the coding sequence ATGTCAAAAATAACAAACGATTTGTCTGATAAGCTTTTGCTGGAAAAGTACCGCAGTGGTAATACTGCAGCTTACAATATGCTTTTTAAACGCTATTATAATTCACTTTATAATTTCGCACTGAAAAATCTAAAAGAATCTTGTATAGCAGAAGAGCTCGTAATGGACGTGATGTTGGGATTATGGAAAAAGAAAGGGGAAATAACCATTGAAGACAGCCTCCAGGCCTATCTTTACCGCTCAGTAAAGAATGCAATCTATAACCATTACCGTAAAAAAATATTGCCTACTGTTTCTCTTGAACTTGTCCGGGATCATATTACATTAACCTCTAAAGACGTTGACCATGAACTCAACAGCAAAGAATTAGAGAGCTTTTATCGCCAGAAAGTTAGTCAACTCAGTCCGCAGCGCCGTAAAGTATACGAACTGAGCAGAGATCAGGATATGAGTTACGCTGAAATTGCCCAAAATATGGATCTCTCCGTAAACACCGTTGAAAACTATATGGTGGCCTCGCTTAGTTTTTTTCGTAAACAGTTAAACGAACATGCTGATTTTACGCTGCTGATAGTCTTGTCTGTACTATTTTATTAA
- a CDS encoding peptidase domain-containing ABC transporter — protein MISEYYKIRTSIAELRELCNTSRLGSNIGDIMYGAEQIGFKALVFKTTIDYLKEKQPFPCIIHWRKNHYVVLYKIKDGKYTIGDPAYGFAVLSEKEFIEGWSDKGEKGIALFLEPDLESNYIKQELSFEGKSIFWQFIDFLRPHAKQIGFLLLVIMIASFISMLIPRTIEYMTDKGVEKKDINIIWKVLLFQFVLFGSLTLTNYIRSLIQAKLSTKLSIGIISDFLIKLLMLPISFFDTKNHADIYQRIDDHSRIETFLSTKLVSFIFSMSLLVVYILQIFWFDKYIVLSFLLFTVLSFVWFFMFMERRRKLDYLRFGLAIEERHYLNDLISGMTEIKLNNAQSGRVDSWQELQHKLYNFKLSNLKLSQLQQNGINTVNQLKSIFITFLCSYWVINGTITFGVMLSIGYIVGQLTVPIQDIMNFFHDYQDAKTSFERLNEIQLKTNENDQGKISFPGELNRGFDVNNLSFKYSGIHNPYVLRGINLFVPKGKITAIVGTSGSGKTTLMKLLLSFYQPQDGGIFIDNINLQAINTDELRSQCGVVMQDGYIYSSSIAQNIAMSNKNVDINRVYQALRIACLDDFVDSLPQKHNTALGSTGVDLSGGQKQRLFIARAVYKNPQIIFFDEATNALDSNNERAIMDNLEQFFIGKTVLVIAHRLSTVKNAAQIVVLEKGEIVELGSHAELTRTRGKYYELVKNQLELG, from the coding sequence ATGATTTCTGAATATTATAAAATAAGAACCAGTATAGCAGAATTAAGAGAGTTATGCAATACTTCGCGCCTGGGCAGTAATATCGGGGATATTATGTATGGGGCAGAGCAGATAGGCTTTAAAGCTTTAGTATTCAAAACTACCATAGACTATTTGAAAGAAAAGCAGCCTTTTCCGTGTATTATCCACTGGAGGAAAAACCACTATGTTGTTTTGTACAAGATCAAAGATGGGAAATATACCATTGGTGACCCTGCCTATGGTTTTGCTGTTCTTTCTGAAAAAGAATTTATAGAAGGCTGGTCGGACAAAGGTGAAAAGGGAATAGCCTTATTTTTAGAGCCTGACTTAGAAAGCAATTATATTAAACAAGAGCTCAGTTTTGAAGGGAAAAGTATATTCTGGCAATTTATTGATTTTCTCAGGCCCCATGCAAAGCAGATAGGCTTTCTTCTTTTGGTGATTATGATTGCCAGTTTTATTTCCATGCTTATTCCAAGAACTATTGAGTACATGACGGATAAGGGGGTAGAAAAGAAAGACATCAATATTATATGGAAAGTCCTGCTGTTTCAATTTGTATTGTTTGGGAGTTTAACCCTTACAAATTATATTAGAAGTTTAATTCAGGCAAAACTGAGTACGAAGTTAAGTATTGGGATCATCTCTGATTTTCTGATCAAACTATTGATGCTGCCTATTTCTTTTTTTGATACAAAGAATCATGCGGATATTTATCAGAGAATAGATGACCATTCGAGGATTGAAACTTTCCTGTCTACGAAACTGGTATCCTTTATCTTTTCAATGTCGCTTTTAGTGGTTTACATTTTACAGATTTTTTGGTTTGATAAATATATTGTCTTAAGCTTTTTATTGTTTACAGTCTTATCTTTTGTTTGGTTCTTCATGTTTATGGAGCGTCGCAGAAAGCTTGATTACCTTAGATTTGGGCTCGCTATAGAAGAAAGGCATTATCTGAATGATTTAATATCAGGAATGACTGAAATCAAGCTCAATAATGCACAATCAGGAAGGGTAGATAGCTGGCAGGAACTACAACATAAATTATACAATTTTAAGCTAAGTAATCTGAAGCTTTCCCAGCTGCAGCAGAACGGAATAAATACAGTCAATCAGCTGAAAAGTATTTTTATAACTTTCTTATGTTCTTATTGGGTTATTAACGGAACTATAACCTTCGGAGTTATGCTTAGTATAGGTTATATCGTTGGCCAGCTCACTGTACCGATTCAGGATATAATGAATTTTTTTCATGATTATCAGGATGCAAAAACTTCTTTTGAAAGGTTAAATGAAATACAGTTAAAAACAAATGAAAATGATCAGGGGAAAATTAGTTTTCCCGGTGAATTAAACAGAGGATTTGATGTAAATAACCTTTCTTTTAAGTACTCAGGCATTCACAATCCCTATGTGCTCAGGGGAATAAATTTATTTGTCCCAAAAGGGAAAATTACCGCCATTGTTGGTACAAGCGGTAGTGGTAAGACAACCTTAATGAAGTTATTGTTATCATTCTATCAGCCCCAGGATGGCGGTATTTTTATTGATAATATCAATTTGCAAGCTATTAATACAGATGAATTAAGAAGCCAGTGCGGAGTAGTTATGCAGGATGGATATATCTACAGTTCATCCATTGCGCAAAATATAGCCATGAGTAATAAAAATGTAGATATTAACAGGGTTTATCAGGCACTTAGAATTGCATGTCTGGATGATTTTGTAGATTCACTTCCGCAAAAACATAACACAGCACTGGGCAGTACCGGGGTTGATTTAAGTGGAGGACAGAAGCAACGTCTATTTATTGCCAGAGCCGTATATAAGAATCCACAGATCATTTTCTTTGATGAGGCGACAAATGCACTGGACTCCAATAATGAACGGGCAATAATGGATAATCTGGAACAGTTTTTTATTGGTAAAACCGTATTGGTAATTGCGCACAGATTAAGTACTGTTAAAAATGCAGCCCAGATTGTAGTGTTGGAAAAGGGTGAAATTGTAGAGCTTGGCTCTCATGCCGAATTAACCAGGACCAGAGGGAAGTATTATGAATTAGTGAAGAATCAGCTGGAGCTTGGGTAA